GACCGCGCTGGACACCATGTACGAAACGTCGTCACTGATTCATCGATTGCAGCCTAACTCTTGATGGGCGCGAGATGAACTCATGATACCCATCCATGGATGATCTTGACAAGTTCCTTCGGTTTACGTGATTGCAGAAAGAAGGTGCTGATCGGTGTCGCCGCTGTGATGCTGGTCCTCGTGTTCCTTGGCTTTGGTGAGCACGAATTGCTCTTACCCAAGTCCTCAGCTAAAGGATAAAAAAATGATCTTTACCTAATCTGCTTCAAGTTGCAACATTATTTACTCACCTTTCTTCAACCTCTTGACATTTTTACACAACTTCTCCTATCAATTTCTTGCAGTGTTCTCGTTGACTGGGTTCAAGTCGCTTGTGTACACGTAAGCACATTAGCACACAGCATACAAAAGAACATGCATCCTCTTTCCGACTGCAGTTGCTTGAAGGCCTTGAACACGTTCTTTTGAGATTGGTGTACTAAGTTTCAGTTGCTGTATTTTGGCAGAGTGGTGTTTCTTGGATGGATCATAATTACAGCGACACTAATACTGTCCGGCACTTTCCTTCTCCTGCACAAGTTAGTTCCAGCCACTTCTTGCGAATTTAcacaaatttgatcaaatttggaTCATCTTGTCCCAATTCGGTCAAATTTCGTTCAAAATTTCAGACGTTTGCTACTTCTAGCTACATTATAGCATAACATATTCTCGTGCATTTGCATCTCATATCTTTGTTAGAAGTTAACAGAGCACACTGAGCCCTTTGCCCATGTTTCAGCGTGATAGGAGACACCTGCGCCGCCATGGAGGAATGGGTGGCCCAGCCGCAGGGCCGCACCGCCCTTGACGACATCCTCCCCTGCGCCGACGCGGCGGTGACGGCAGAGGCCCTGCGCCGGAGCGAGGAGGTCAACTACCAGCTCGTCGCCAAGCTGAACGAGCTGGTCTCCAACGTGTCCAACCGCAACGTGCCTCCCCAGGCCGGCCCCCCGCTCTACTACAACCAGTCCGGCCCTCCCGTGCCGCTCCTCTGCAACCCCTACAACGCCGACCTcacccgccgcccctgcgccgccggcgAAGTCACCGCCGACAACGCGCAACAGGTGCGTACGGTGCGGGCGAAGAACCGCCGTTGATGAGATCTTGATCCTGACACTGCCGTTCCTGCTTGCGTGCGCATCAGGTGTGGCAGCGGTTCGTgtgccggacggcggcggcgccggggtcgCGTTCGGAGGTGTGCGCGACGGCCGGGCGCCTCACGCCGCCGATGTTGTCCCAGATGCTCACCGTGGCCAGCGTCAGCGACGGGCTGCGCCGGCAGGCGCCCGGCCTACGCGACCTGGCGAGCTGCGCCACCGTGCGCCGCGCGTTCCAGACGATCGGCGAGCGCGGCTGCCCCCCGATGCGGCGGGACAGCAGCCGGGTGTACCAGGCGCTGCTCGCGGCGTCGGTGGCGGCCATGCTCGCCGCGGTGGCGTGGCTGGCGCACTcccgggagcggcggcggcggcgcgagagCGAGCGGTTCCGGGTGTCGCCATACAGGCTGCCCATCGAGGAGAAGGTGCTGCTCCACAGCCCGAGACGGCCGTACAGGCGAGTGTGACAGCTCGATCATCAGCTCCGGTAGAAACCCGGGGAAAATCCGTGTTCGGATTGGGCCTGATTTTGATGTATCCAGCAGTTTTGGAACTACAAATATGTACGGTAATCGATCTACGTCCTTGTAAAGTGAAATGCAAGTGGCTTGCTCTATCACATCGCAACGTCGTCTTGCGGGTCATTAGAGCATCTCCGAGAGTGCCCAAAATCTCCTCCTAAAACTCTATTTTGGGATTGATAAAAGAAAAAACTCGTCTCCAACAGTAACCTAAACCGGCTCCCAATCTATTCGCGTACCCAATCGGAGCGGCGTCTGGAGCTAAATTTCCACCGGCCCGCCGAGCTCCCAATCGCGAAAACTGGATGAGGAAACACAGGTGCCCGCCAAAAATTGTGCTCCTTCCCTCCGTTGTTGTCCCGTGCGCGCCATTTTTCTGCCCCCGCCCCACTCCCTCCGCATCATTCGTTCTCCTCCGGTCCTCGTCCTCCCGCAGTCGGCGACGGTGCACCTGGTGCGCTCCCTCCGCCACATACGTCCTCTGACCGCAGTCGGCGATGACGCGTGCCCTGCGTCCCACCACTGGCCGGCTCTCCGCGAGGGGCGACAAGGTGTCATCGCCATCGAGTTGCCGCCGCCATCAAGTTGCTGCCGGTTCGGAGCGAATCTCCTGCTCTCTTCCGCAGCGCGGGAGGGGCACCATCGAGTTGTCGCCGGCACCGTCGACTGCATCCCGGCGTCCGACGACCACACCACGCCCCTCCGCAAGGTTCCAATCGGAAGTAattttgtccttctttttgtGCTACTGGATTTTCCAGCAAATAGATCTAACTTTTAGAGTGGATTCGCGTTCTATAGTTTCTT
The genomic region above belongs to Panicum hallii strain FIL2 chromosome 4, PHallii_v3.1, whole genome shotgun sequence and contains:
- the LOC112889842 gene encoding uncharacterized protein LOC112889842, giving the protein MGPSRGRCLFVLLLVSASLCAHVSAAAADTTVLAAERTRRKDPLDRLRYYTGGWNISNRHYLASAGFSAAPAFVLAALWFVSVAAAALVACCCRCCRGVGSSYSYSRRVFAISLVLLIVFTAAAVIGCAVLYDGQRKFNGSTTATLDYVVSQADGAAATMRDFTGLLETAKSAGGGVASLPPDLARTIDDVARRVDAASDELAARTASNSRRIRTALDTIKKVLIGVAAVMLVLVFLGFVFSLTGFKSLVYTVVFLGWIIITATLILSGTFLLLHNVIGDTCAAMEEWVAQPQGRTALDDILPCADAAVTAEALRRSEEVNYQLVAKLNELVSNVSNRNVPPQAGPPLYYNQSGPPVPLLCNPYNADLTRRPCAAGEVTADNAQQVWQRFVCRTAAAPGSRSEVCATAGRLTPPMLSQMLTVASVSDGLRRQAPGLRDLASCATVRRAFQTIGERGCPPMRRDSSRVYQALLAASVAAMLAAVAWLAHSRERRRRRESERFRVSPYRLPIEEKVLLHSPRRPYRRV